The Raphanus sativus cultivar WK10039 chromosome 2, ASM80110v3, whole genome shotgun sequence genome includes a region encoding these proteins:
- the LOC130508260 gene encoding probable methyltransferase TCM_000336 — protein MDKRDLEREFHMTGGDGKTSYARNSTFQKKASDQAKHITLESLQELYKETKPKSLGIADLGCSSGPNTLSTIRDIIKAVEFSHSQEIPSQPLPEFSFFLNDLPGNDFNAIFKSLPDFHIEVKRDAKNGGCPSIFIAAYPGSFYGRLFPESNIHFIHASYSLHWLSKIPPALYDDQGKSVNKGCVNICSSSPEAVSKAYYSQFKEDFSMFLRFRSKEVVASGRMVLIMLGREGPDHVDRGNSFFWELLARSIADLVAQGVTEEEKLDSYEMHFYAPSAAEIENEVNKEGSFEIEKLEMLEVDKEKGDEDGVSYGKAAAKTVRAVQESMLAPHFGEDILDKLFDIYGRMVDEELAKEDIRPITFVVVLKRKP, from the exons ATGGATAAGAGGGATCTAGAAAGAGAGTTTCACATGACAGGGGGAGATGGGAAAACTAGTTATGCAAGAAACTCTACCTTCCAG AAGAAAGCATCTGATCAAGCAAAACACATAACACTAGAGTCACTGCAAGAACTCTACAAGGAGACCAAACCCAAGAGCTTAGGAATAGCTGACTTGGGATGTTCTTCAGGACCAaacactctctccaccattagAGACATCATCAAAGCCGTAGAGTTTTCTCACAGCCAAGAGATCCCAAGCCAGCCCTTGCCGGAATTCAGCTTCTTCCTTAATGATCTCCCAGGAAATGACTTCAACGCCATATTCAAGTCCTTGCCTGACTTCCACATAGAGGTCAAGAGAGATGCCAAGAACGGTGGATGCCCTTCAATTTTCATTGCAGCATACCCTGGATCATTCTATGGAAGGCTCTTCCCTGAGAGTAACATCCACTTTATCCATGCCTCTTACAGCTTACACTGGCTTTCTAAG aTTCCTCCAGCTTTGTATGATGATCAAGGCAAGTCCGTAAACAAAGGTTGTGTTAACATCTGCTCCTCGAGCCCTGAAGCTGTTTCCAAAGCTTACTACAGTCAGTTCAAGGAAGATTTCTCCATGTTCCTCCGGTTTAGATCAAAAGAGGTGGTTGCTTCAGGCAGAATGGTCCTGATAATGCTTGGAAGGGAAGGTCCGGATCACGTGGATAGAGGAAACTCTTTTTTCTGGGAACTTCTTGCTAGATCCATAGCTGATCTTGTTGCACAG GGAGTAACTGAGGAAGAGAAGCTTGATTCTTACGAAATGCACTTCTATGCCCCGAGTGCTGCTGAGATAGAAAATGAAGTGAACAAAGAAGGGTCTTTTGAaatagagaagttagagatgttAGAAGTTGACAAGGAGAAAGGCGACGAGGATGGTGTCAGTTATGGTAAGGCGGCCGCAAAGACGGTAAGAGCGGTTCAAGAGTCAATGCTTGCTCCACACTTTGGGGAAGACATTCTTGACAAGCTGTTTGATATATATGGTAGAATGGTCGACGAGGAGTTGGCTAAAGAAGACATAAGACCCATCACATTTGTTGTTGTCCTGAAAAGGAAACCTTGA
- the LOC108840246 gene encoding uncharacterized protein LOC108840246: protein MEMLRSFSTRTRSRRGGYERVSDDSTFSLLGAKLKRSTSVPYYAPSIKLGAGGVPTILEELPRQKSKKVKPPSKFSHPIFSFLYGKKKKPSTTRKPEFSRYLEYLKEGGTWDARTNAPIIYYK, encoded by the coding sequence ATGGAAATGCTAAGAAGCTTTAGCACAAGGACAAGAAGCCGTCGTGGAGGCTACGAGCGAGTAAGTGATGATTCAACTTTCAGTTTACTCGGAGCAAAGCTAAAGAGATCGACGAGTGTTCCTTACTATGCTCCATCTATCAAGCTTGGTGCTGGTGGTGTTCCAACCATTCTCGAGGAGCTTCCTCGCCAAAAATCCAAGAAAGTCAAACCACCAAGCAAATTTAGCCACCCTATCTTTAGTTTCTTATAcggcaagaagaagaagccgtCGACGACAAGGAAGCCTGAGTTTTCTAGGTATCTTGAGTATCTGAAAGAAGGTGGTACGTGGGATGCGAGAACTAATGCACCTATTATTTATTACAAGTAG
- the LOC108842880 gene encoding uncharacterized protein LOC108842880: MQMLRSFSTRIRSRRGGYERVSDDSTFSLLGTKLRRSSSVPYYAPSIKLGAGGVPTILEELPRQKSKKVKPPSKFSHPIFSFLYGKKNKKPSTTRKPEFSRYLEYLKEGGMWDARTNAPVIYYK; this comes from the coding sequence ATGCAAATGCTAAGAAGCTTTAGCACGAGGATAAGAAGCCGCCGTGGAGGCTACGAGCGAGTAAGCGATGATTCAACTTTCAGTTTACTGGGAACAAAGCTAAGGAGATCATCGAGTGTTCCTTACTACGCTCCATCTATCAAGCTTGGTGCTGGTGGTGTTCCGACCATTCTCGAGGAGCTTCCTCGTCAGAAATCCAAGAAAGTCAAACCACCAAGCAAATTTAGCCACCCTATCTTTAGCTTCTTATACggaaagaagaataagaagccGTCGACGACAAGGAAGCCTGAGTTTTCTAGGTATCTTGAGTATCTGAAAGAGGGTGGTATGTGGGATGCGAGAACTAATGCTCCTGTTATTTATTACAAGTAG
- the LOC108842879 gene encoding auxilin-like protein 1 has product MDNHHLPHSRNNPNRSSSASTKKHPHTNNVNGGFTSAKTANAATTYDDVFGGPPRFGAPSLSPRLEDYCEIFSGFNGSSRAAVSSIPVLDLPLVDGKGVCFDVRRESFDYREVFGGFNDLDFAPSYEELFVQQRRSSTVADGDSSDDAWTPEEEEEEVESVSGKSPSFSNGRDSYDSIDGCTEFNIFYHKAGQVNETNISSGVLRVAAPDVGYTVAVDEMVGASGRAKETGPSSSVAFEDKNGGHQKYYPSEPFVTVSEIGLKTHPTGIPPPSRPPPVLKSDFKRSGSNSRTTGSEGSTEGGSPRFFDVEVDASSAAVRDAMVKAEAKLKSAKELFERKSSHAATRKPPRDEHGSKPLSSQGSVNSDGNEEWEEATQFVELVRTEQPRNADENSGGEDAPFPLSAGFFDKEKQQRIRAKGGKELPKHPRTRKVGSGHKRREDRLAAEKAPEETKNEKLRDVELQFEIGNNLSDRGGIVKHRNLLRPEEKLAKKDQQSDRRPDRKAAGKNQDCVFDWEQNARKLREALGLSDNESTLEVSVGTRGEMDESETKLEEALRRMEEETNSKEARVKEETVKKEKEAFEKAENEKRLRAALEQEEKVKKLKEENERRAAEAAREKAEEERKRKEQEEYERRLKEAFEKEEEERRKREAREKAEEERRRKEQEEYERRLKEAFEKEEKNRRMREAREKEENERKMKEAREKEENERRRIKEAHEKAEVERRMKETLEQEEKERQIKEREAYERRAREALEQAENERRAKEAIEQKEKERRLKEENEKKLKEAIELEEKEKRLIEAFERAETERRLKEELEQEEMRLQEAKERERTQRENQERQEKERHEEQGDTCEMEKTCETTNEANGEQWSKENLSDSAEEDERVDNLEPVNKVPVEEEGPSQRVSVSEEEACPWKVFEKNLKDASQKEGTDELDDESGKLNGESSEESASATDNVQEGKLKQTSKTVEERSEDEKVKNASVGGDQRSQEESKSTNKTSSGIRNHEDAKSERPLPSRVFMQQREKEAERLKRELDSKMEHLRKIEEEREREREREKDRMAFDQRALADARERLEKACAEARERSFPDNKASTEARLRAERAAVERATAEARERAAEKAAFEARDRMERSVSDKQFQSSGLFGERMERSVSEKQFQNSASFGASRYQNSPGADGESPQRYTSRLERHRRTADRVAKALAEKNMRDLVAQREQAERVRIAETLDAEVKRWSSGKEGNIRALLSTLQYILGSESGWQPLPLTEVITSAAVKRAYRKATLCVHPDKLQQRGANIHQKYICEKVFDLLKEAWNRFNSEER; this is encoded by the exons ATGGACAATCATCATCTCCCCCACTCTCGTAACAACCCAAACAGGTCCTCCTCCGCCTCCACTAAGAAACATCCTCACACCAACAACGTTAACGGCGGTTTCACCTCCGCCAAAACGGCGAACGCCGCCACGACATACGACGACGTTTTCGGCGGCCCTCCCAGGTTCGGAGCCCCGTCCTTATCCCCTCGCCTCGAAGACTACTGCGAGATCTTCTCCGGTTTCAACGGCTCCTCACGCGCCGCCGTCTCCTCGATTCCGGTCCTCGATCTCCCCCTCGTCGACGGTAAAGGCGTCTGCTTTGACGTCCGGAGAGAGAGCTTCGACTACCGCGAGGTCTTCGGAGGCTTCAACGATCTCGATTTCGCTCCGTCGTACGAGGAGCTCTTTGTTCAGCAGCGGCGGAGTTCCACGGTGGCTGACGGAGATTCCTCCGACGATGCTTG gactcctgaagaagaagaagaagaagtagagtCGGTGTCAGGGAAAAGTCCTTCCTTTTCTAACGGAAGAGATTCGTATGATTCGATTGATGGATGTACGGAGTTCAACATCTTTTATCACAAAGCTGGTCAGGTGAACGAGACAAACATCTCAAGTGGTGTGTTACGTGTAGCCGCTCCTGATGTTGGTTATACTGTTGCGGTTGATGAAATGGTTGGTGCAAGTGGGAGAGCGAAAGAGACGGGTCCCTCTTCTTCTGTTGCCTTTGAAGACAAGAATGGTGGCCATCAAAAGTATTATCCTAGTGAACCTTTTGTGACTGTTTCTGAGATTGGGTTGAAGACTCATCCTACTGGAATACCACCTCCTTCTAGACCACCTCCTGTGTTGAAAAGCGATTTTAAAAGGTCGGGTTCTAATTCTAGAACTACAGGATCCGAAGGGTCTACTGAAGGCGGTTCTCCACGGTTCTTTGATGTGGAGGTTGATGCGAGTTCAGCTGCTGTGAGAGACGCTATGGTTAAAGCTGAGGCAAAACTTAAAAGTGCAAAAGAGCTGTTTGAAAGGAAATCGAGTCATGCAGCTACTAGGAAACCTCCGAGGGATGAGCATGGAAGTAAGCCTCTGTCTTCTCAAGGGTCTGTGAACTCTGACGGAAACGAGGAATGGGAAGAGGCTACACAGTTTGTTGAACTGGTGAGAACAGAGCAGCCTAGAAATGCTGATGAGAACAGTGGTGGAGAAGATGCTCCTTTCCCTCTTAGTGCCGGGTTTTTCGATAAGGAGAAACAACAACGTATCAGAGCAAAAGGTGGTAAGGAGTTGCCAAAACACCCTCGAACGAGGAAGGTAGGATCAGGGCATAAGAGACGTGAGGACAGACTTGCTGCGGAAAAAGCTCCTGAAGAGACAAAGAATGAGAAGTTGAGAGATGTTGAGCTGCAATTTGAGATAGGCAACAACTTATCTGATCGTGGGGGAATAGTGAAACACAGAAACCTGCTCAGGCCAGAAGAAAAACTTGCAAAGAAAGATCAACAATCAGATAGAAGACCAGACCGAAAAGCAGCTGGAAAGAATCAGGATTGTGTGTTTGATTGGGAACAAAATGCGAGAAAACTCAGGGAGGCTCTTGGTCTATCAGATAATGAAAGCACGCTAGAGGTTTCCGTGGGAACACGTGGCGAGATGGACGAGAGTGAGACAAAACTGGAGGAGGCTTTGAGGCGGATGGAGGAGGAAACCAACTCTAAAGAGGCTCGTGTAAAGGAAGAAACTgtcaagaaagaaaaagaagcttTTGAGAAGGCAGAAAATGAGAAAAGACTAAGAGCAGCTTTGGAGCAAGAAGAGAAGGTCAAAAAGCTTAAAGAAGAGAACGAACGGAGAGCGGCAGAGGCGGCTCGCGAAAAGgcagaagaagaaaggaaaaggaaagaacaagaagaatatGAAAGAAGGCTAAAAGAAGCCtttgaaaaggaagaagaagagaggagaaagagagaggctCGCGAAAAGGcagaagaagagaggagaaggaaagaacaagaagagtaTGAAAGGAGGCTAAAAGAAGCTTTtgaaaaggaagaaaagaaCCGTAGAATGAGAGAGGCCCGTGAGAAGGAAGAGAATGAAAGGAAAATGAAAGAAGCAcgtgaaaaagaagaaaacgaaCGGAGAAGAATAAAAGAGGCTCATGAGAAGGCAGAGGTGGAGCGAAGGATGAAAGAAACTCTTGAACAAGAAGAGAAGGAAAGACAAATTAAAGAGAGGGAAGCATATGAGAGGAGAGCCAGAGAGGCTCTTGAGCAGGCAGAGAATGAGAGGAGAGCCAAAGAGGCTATTGAGCAGAAGGAGAAAGAAAGGAGGTTGAAAGAGGAGAATGAGAAGAAGCTGAAGGAAGCTATTGAGctagaagagaaagaaaaaagactGATAGAAGCTTTTGAGAGGGCGGAGACTGAGAGAAGACTGAAAGAGGAGCTTGAACAAGAAGAGATGAGGCTGCAAGAGGCCAAGGAAAGAGAAAGAACACAGAGAGAAAATCAAGAGCGCCAAGAAAAAGAGAGACACGAGGAACAAGGAGACACCTGTGAAATGGAGAAAACGTGTGAAACCACCAATGAGGCTAATGGAGAGCAATGGTCGAAAGAGAATCTAAGCGACTCTGCAGAAGAGGATGAGAGAGTAGACAACCTCGAACCAGTGAACAAGGTACCAGTGGAAGAAGAAGGACCAAGCCAGAGAGTTTCTGTGTCCGAAGAAGAAGCCTGTCCCTGGAAGGTGTTTGAAAAGAATTTAAAAGATGCAAGCCAAAAAGAAGGAACTGATGAGCTGGATGATGAATCTGGGAAGCTAAATGGAGAATCTAGTGAGGAGTCCGCTTCTGCTACTGACAATGTCCAAGAAGGAAAGCTCAAACAGACGAGCAAAACAGTTGAAGAAAGATCAGAAGACGAGAAAGTAAAAAATGCAAGTGTTGGCGGTGATCAAAGGAGTCAAGAGGAAAGCAAGTCTACTAACAAAACATCCTCTGGTATCAGAAACCATGAAGATGCAAAATCAGAAAGACCACTGCCATCTCGAGTATTCATGCAACAACGTGAGAAAGAAGCAGAGAGACTAAAGCGAGAACTAGACTCAAAAATGGAGCATCTAAGAAAGATAGAggaagagagggagagggaAAGAGAAAGGGAGAAGGACCGAATGGCTTTTGATCAGAGAGCCTTGGCTGATGCGCGTGAGAGATTGGAGAAAGCATGCGCTGAGGCCAGAGAGAGGTCTTTCCCTGATAATAAGGCGTCAACGGAGGCTAGGCTCAGAGCAGAACGCGCAGCAGTGGAGAGAGCAACCGCCGAAGCTCGTGAACGCGCAGCTGAAAAAGCTGCTTTTGAGGCGAGAGATCGAATGGAAAGATCAGTTTCTGATAAGCAGTTTCAGAGTTCAGGTTTGTTTGGCGAGCGGATGGAAAGATCAGTTTCCGAGAAGCAGTTTCAGAACTCAGCCTCATTTGGTGCTTCAAGATATCAAAACTCTCCTG GTGCTGATGGTGAATCACCTCAAAGGTATACATCGAGACTAGAAAGGCATCGAAGAACAGCTGATCGTGTG GCTAAAGCTTTAGCAGAGAAGAACATGCGTGATCTCGTGGCTCAGAGAGAACAAGCAGAGAGAGTT AGGATTGCTGAAACCTTAGACGCGGAAGTAAAGAGATGGTCAAGTGGGAAAGAAGGAAACATAAGAGCATTACTCTCAACACTACAATAC ATCCTAGGTTCTGAAAGCGGTTGGCAACCATTACCGTTAACAGAAGTCATAACATCAGCAGCTGTGAAACGAGCTTACAGGAAAGCAACGCTTTGTGTTCATCCAGACAAGTTGCAGCAACGAGGTGCAAACATTCACCAGAAATATATCTGCGAGAAGGTCTTTGATCTTCTCAAG GAAGCTTGGAACAGATTCAACTCAGAAGaaaggtag
- the LOC108841588 gene encoding pheophytinase, chloroplastic-like, translating into MSASCAVTPSVRTELFSSLSKSPTFPAQTRRPSNKCEISRRGFAVRGGIVASGVSVMGTPPSPPSAASQPIQGGERLAFKPEGYNFWEWRGHKIHYVVQGEGLPLVLIHGFGASVFHWRYNIPELAKKYKVYALDLLGFGWSDKALIEYDAMVWTDQVIDFIKEIVKEPSVVVGNSLGGFTALSVAVGLPEQVTGVALLNSAGQFASESRKQEEAEEPSALTKFIVKPLKEIFQRVVLGFLFWQAKQPSRIESVLKSVYINAANVDDYLVESISKPATDPNAGEVYYRLMTRFLTNQSRYTLDSVLSKMTCPLLLLWGDLDPWVGPAKAEKIKAFYSNSSLVHLQAGHCPHDEVPEAVNVALLDWLSNVVSKPSSPEVSEV; encoded by the exons ATGTCGGCTTCATGCGCTGTAACACCGTCTGTTAGAACAGAACTATTCAGCTCATTATCTAAAAGTCCCACCTTCCCTGCTCAAACTCGTCGACCAA GTAACAAATGTGAAATCAGCAGAAGGGGTTTTGCAGTGAGAGGAGGGATCGTTGCTTCTGGAGTTTCAGTCATGGGCACTCCTCCTTCACCACCATCAGCTGCTTCTCAGCCAATTCAAG GTGGGGAGAGATTAGCTTTTAAGCCAGAAGGATATAACTTTTGGGAATGGAGAGGTCACAAGATTCATTATGTGGTTCAAGGAGAAGGCTTGCCTCTTGTTCTTATTCATGGCTTTGGTGCTTCTGTCTTTCACTGGAG GTATAACATTCCTGAACTGGCAAAGAAGTACAAAGTGTACGCCTTGGACTTACTCGGTTTCGGATGGAGTGACAAAGCTCTCATAGAGTATGATGCCATGGTTTGGACTGATCAAGTTATTGACTTCATCAAAGAGATTGTCAAAGAGCCATCTGTTGTCGTTGGAAACAG CCTGGGGGGATTCACAGCTTTGTCAGTTGCGGTGGGATTACCAGAGCAAGTCACAGGAGTTGCGCTTCTAAACTCTGCAGGACAGTTTGCATCCGAGAGTAGAAAGCAAGAGGAAGCTGAGGAGCCCTCCGCGTTAACCAAGTTTATAGTTAAGCCACTCAAAGAGATCTTCCAACGCGTGGTTCTTGGGTTCTTGTTCTGGCAAGCCAAGCAGCCTTCTCGTATCGAATCTGTCTTAAAGAGT GTGTACATAAACGCTGCTAACGTTGATGACTACCTCGTTGAATCCATTTCAAAACCTGCAACAGACCCAAATGCTGGAGAAGTATACTACAG GTTGATGACAAGGTTCTTAACGAACCAGAGTAGATACACTTTAGACAGTGTTCTAAGTAAGATGACTTGCCCGCTTCTGTTGCTTTGGGGAGATCTTGACCCGTGGGTTGGTCCTGCTAAAGCCGAGAAAATCAAAGCGTTTTACTCCAACTCATCCCTGGTGCACTTACAAGCAGGGCATTGTCCTCATGACGAAGTCCCTGAAGCTGTAAACGTAGCTTTGTTGGATTGGTTGTCTAATGTAGTTTCCAAACCATCCTCCCCTGAAGTCTCAGAGGTgtaa
- the LOC108841599 gene encoding U-box domain-containing protein 5: MGINIPQRIEKLPHSYKMHSSMCLELKNLVDRVMRIFPDIEDARPGSSTGIHTLCLINKALEKAKLLLQYCSESSKLYMAITGDAILLRACRAKKLLEQSLSDIRSMVPTVLATKITHVVQDLRSTVLALESSEEDAGKAIRELMQRSTTSSVSSDEVRDFQYAALKLQLSTPEAIVLERRSLKSLFSKLGECEVNKRQILKYLVCLLKKHEKIIWRDHKEISFTQIQPVNHSVCVSAAEAGCSEEHNATLPENFKCPLSLTVMYDPIIISSGHTFERMQIQKWFDEGNETCPRSRRTLDDFTMKPNVAMKEHISKWCSKNGLDVQDPATKHTRSSHNLDFSIASFGSSLYNLDFSSRDFSSSFSTDSPSYSKMSKGGYFMPMQTIDSESGTEVTDSSQSEVEIEPLCELTKLPWDAQVKTIQDVRKRFEHNSRAFQSMSPSKFLEPLITFLKNAAGTNGDIIKSGLDLLFTFLSGNRRAIEALEEDVFETLSIFLGFELLVAEEALNVLEVLSNQPHSLSKITSSGSLSSLLKMVESGAEHLQEQAMITLKNLSTSNEICLEMVTLGFVQKLTSFLQQSVFSKHSIIILRNICNTEKGRVCVTETPSCLASVAELLDSSVPEEQENAISILLQLCVEKIEYCNLVVREGVDIYPSLFLISNNGTEEAKVGASELLRALEEVDFNREEEEPPTATATSQIVTPSMHQEPIITTPSPKKSGLFGLSFSILKKKKR, encoded by the exons ATGGGAATTAATATCCCTCAACGGATAGAGAAGTTGCCTCATTCCTACAAG ATGCATTCTTCCATGTGCTTAGAGTTAAAGAACTTAGTTGATAGGGTCATGAGAATCTTTCCTGATATAGAAGATGCTCGACCAGGGTCCTCCACAGGGATACATACTCTATGTTTGATCAACAAAGCTTTGGAGAAAGCTAAGCTGCTTCTCCAGTACTGCAGTGAATCCAGCAAACTCTACATG GCAATAACAGGAGATGCTATACTCTTAAGAGCTTGTAGAGCCAAAAAGTTATTAGAGCAAAGCTTAAGTGACATCAGAAGCATGGTACCTACTGTTTTGGCTACTAAG ATAACTCATGTAGTCCAAGATCTTAGGTCAACTGTGTTGGCTCTAGAATCATCTGAAGAAGATGCTGGTAAAGCTATTAGAGAGCTCATGCAACGGAGCACAacctcctctgtttcttctgaTGAGGTCAGAGATTTCCAATATGCAGCACTGAAGCTCCAGCTTTCAACACCTGAGGCCATTGTGCTTGAGAGAAGATCCCTGAAGTCACTCTTCTCGAAACTAGGCGAGTGTGAAGTGAACAAGAGACAGATTCTGAAGTACCTTGTCTGTCTTTTGAAGAAGCATGAGAAGATCATCTGGAGAGATCACAAAGAGATCTCTTTCACACAGATTCAGCCTGTGAATCATTCTGTGTGTGTTAGTGCTGCGGAAGCAGGGTGTTCTGAGGAACACAACGCTACACTTCCTGAGAATTTTAAATGCCCACTTTCTCTTACCGTCATGTATGATCCTATCATCATCTCCTCAGGCCACACTTTTGAGAGGATGCAGATTCAGAAATGGTTTGATGAAGGCAATGAGACATGTCCTAGATCAAGAAGGACACTAGATGACTTCACAATGAAGCCAAACGTAGCCATGAAGGAACATATATCAAAGTGGTGCTCCAAGAACGGTCTTGATGTTCAAGATCCAGCAACAAAGCACACAAGGTCTTCCCACAATCTTGACTTCTCCATAGCTAGTTTTGGAAGCTCTCTGTACAATCTTGACTTCTCGAGTAGGGACTTCAGCTCAAGCTTTTCAACTGATTCACCTTCCTACTCTAAGATGTCAAAGGGCGGTTACTTCATGCCAATGCAGACCATAGATTCTGAGTCAGGAACTGAAGTCACAGACTCTAGTCAAAGCGAGGTGGAGATAGAGCCTTTATGTGAACTCACCAAGCTTCCATGGGATGCTCAGGTCAAGACCATTCAAGATGTAAGAAAACGTTTTGAGCACAACTCTAGAGCTTTTCAGTCTATGTCACCGAGTAAGTTTCTTGAGCCACTTATCACGTTCTTGAAGAATGCTGCTGGCACCAATGGAGACATAATAAAGAGTGGGTTGGATTTGCTGTTCACTTTCCTCAGTGGAAACAGAAGGGCTATAGAGGCCTTGGAAGAAGACGTGTTTGAAACGTTATCTATTTTTCTAGGGTTTGAGTTATTAGTAGCTGAAGAAGCTCTCAATGTACTTGAGGTTCTCTCTAACCAGCCGCATAGTCTCTCCAAGATAACTTCATCAGGCTCCCTCTCTTCTCTTTTGAAGATGGTCGAGTCTGGAGCAGAACATCTCCAAGAACAAGCTATGATCACACTCAAGAACCTCTCCACAAGCAATGAGATTTGTCTGGAAATGGTAACTCTCGGTTTCGTTCAGAAGCTCACATCTTTCTTGCAACAAAGCGTATTCAGCAAACACTCCATCATCATTCTGAGGAACATCTGCAACACCGAGAAAGGCCGTGTTTGTGTAACCGAGACACCGAGTTGTTTAGCTTCAGTAGCTGAGTTGTTGGACTCAAGTGTGCCAGAGGAGCAAGAGAATGCAATCTCCATCCTGTTACAGCTATGTGTGGAGAAGATAGAGTATTGCAACCTTGTTGTGAGAGAAGGTGTTGATATTTATCCATCTCTTTTCTTGATATCAAACAATGGAACAGAGGAAGCTAAGGTGGGTGCGTCAGAATTGCTTAGAGCTCTTGAGGAAGTAGATTtcaacagagaagaagaagaaccccCAACTGCTACAGCTACTTCACAGATTGTTACTCCATCTATGCATCAAGAACCAATAATAACAACACCATCTCCAAAGAAATCTGGTCTATTTGGACTCAGTTTCTCAattctaaagaagaagaaaagatag
- the LOC108841602 gene encoding protein RADIALIS-like 3 encodes MASNSMSSNTSWTFKENKLFERALATYDQDTPDRWLHVARAVGGKSAEEVRRHYELLVRDINDIELGRYPHPTYRSNGN; translated from the coding sequence ATGGCTTCCAACTCCATGAGTTCTAACACTTCTTGGACATTTAAGGAGAACAAATTATTTGAAAGGGCTTTGGCTACATATGACCAGGACACTCCTGACCGTTGGCTTCACGTTGCTAGAGCAGTTGGTGGGAAATCAGCTGAAGAAGTAAGGAGACACTACGAGCTCCTCGTAAGGGATATCAATGACATTGAGTTAGGGCGTTATCCGCATCCTACTTACCGTTCAAATGGAAACTGA